The following coding sequences lie in one Arabidopsis thaliana chromosome 3, partial sequence genomic window:
- a CDS encoding Ribosomal protein L4/L1 family (Ribosomal protein L4/L1 family; FUNCTIONS IN: structural constituent of ribosome; INVOLVED IN: translation; LOCATED IN: in 7 components; EXPRESSED IN: 26 plant structures; EXPRESSED DURING: 14 growth stages; CONTAINS InterPro DOMAIN/s: Ribosomal protein L4/L1e (InterPro:IPR002136), Ribosomal protein L4/L1e, eukaryotic/archaeal, conserved site (InterPro:IPR013000); BEST Arabidopsis thaliana protein match is: Ribosomal protein L4/L1 family (TAIR:AT5G02870.2); Has 35333 Blast hits to 34131 proteins in 2444 species: Archae - 798; Bacteria - 22429; Metazoa - 974; Fungi - 991; Plants - 531; Viruses - 0; Other Eukaryotes - 9610 (source: NCBI BLink).), with translation MAAAAARPLVTIQTLDGDMSTDQSSTVVLPDVMTAPVRPDIVNFVHAQISNNSRQPYAVSKKAGHQTSAESWGTGRAVSRIPRVPGGGTHRAGQAAFGNMCRGGRMFAPTKIWRRWHRRVNVNMKRHAIVSAIAATAVPALVMARGHKIENVPEMPLVVSDSAEAVEKTSAAIKVLKQIGAYDDAEKAKNSIGIRPGKGKMRNRRYISRKGPLVVYGTEGSKIVKAFRNLPGVELCHVERLNLLKLAPGGHLGRFVIWTKSAFEKLESIYGSFEKPSEKKKGYVLPRAKMVNADLARIINSDEIQSVVNPIKKDAKRAVLKKNPLKNLNVMLKLNPYAKTAKRMSLLAEAQRVKAKKEKLAKKRKTVTKEALAIKAAGKSWYKTMISDSDYTEFDNFTKWLGASQ, from the exons ATGGCCGCCGCCGCTGCTCGTCCTCTCGTCACCATCCAAACCTTGGATGGTGACATGTCCACCGATCAATCCTCCACCGTCGTACTTCCCGACGTCATGACGGCGCCAGTTCGACCAGACATCGTTAACTTCGTTCACGCCCAAATCTCCAACAACAGCCGTCAGCCATACGCCGTATCGAAGAAGGCCGGTCACCAGACCTCCGCCGAGTCCTGGGGAACCGGACGTGCCGTGTCTCGTATCCCTCGTGTTCCCGGTGGTGGTACTCACCGTGCTGGTCAAGCTGCGTTCGGTAACATGTGTCGTGGTGGTCGTATGTTCGCTCCAACCAAGATCTGGCGCCGCTGGCACCGTCGTGTCAATGTCAACATGAAGCGTCACGCAATCGTCTCAGCTATCGCTGCAACTGCTGTTCCTGCGCTTGTGATGGCTCGTGGTCACAAGATCGAGAATGTTCCTGAGATGCCTCTTGTTGTGAGTGACTCCGCCGAAGCTGTGGAGAAGACCTCAGCTGCGATCAAGGTTTTGAAACAGATCGGTGCTTATGATGATGCTGAGAAGGCAAAGAACAGCATTGGAATCCGTCCTGGTAAAGGTAAAATGAGGAACCGTCGTTACATTTCTAGGAAAGGTCCTCTGGTGGTTTATGGAACTGAAGGATCTAAGATAGTTAAGGCGTTTAGAAACCTTCCTGGTGTTGAGCTTTGTCATGTGGAGAGGCTTAATTTGTTGAAGCTTGCTCCTGGTGGTCACCTTGGTCGGTTTGTGATCTGGACCAAGTCTGCCTTTGAGAAGCTTGAGTCTATCTATGGTTCGTTTGAGAAGCcatcagagaagaagaaggggtATGTGCTTCCTCGTGCAAAGATGGTGAATGCTGATCTTGCCAGGATTATCAATTCAGATGAGATTCAGAGTGTTGTGAATCCGATCAAGAAGGATGCGAAGAGGGCTGTTCTTAAGAAGAATCCATTGAAGAATCTCAATGTGATGTTGAAGTTGAATCCTTATGCTAAGACCGCGAAGAGGATGTCACTGTTAGCTGAAGCACAGAGAGTTAAGGCTAAGAAGGAGAAGCTCGCCAAGAAGAGGAAAACCGTTACCAAG GAGGCGTTGGCAATCAAAGCAGCAGGCAAGTCGTGGTACAAGACTATGATCTCCGACAGTGATTACACCGAGTTTGATAACTTCACCAAATGGCTCGGTGCTAGCCAGTAA
- the APX2 gene encoding ascorbate peroxidase 2 (ascorbate peroxidase 2 (APX2); CONTAINS InterPro DOMAIN/s: Haem peroxidase (InterPro:IPR010255), Plant ascorbate peroxidase (InterPro:IPR002207), Peroxidases heam-ligand binding site (InterPro:IPR019793), Haem peroxidase, plant/fungal/bacterial (InterPro:IPR002016), Peroxidase, active site (InterPro:IPR019794); BEST Arabidopsis thaliana protein match is: ascorbate peroxidase 1 (TAIR:AT1G07890.8); Has 8439 Blast hits to 8256 proteins in 1276 species: Archae - 55; Bacteria - 2395; Metazoa - 20; Fungi - 832; Plants - 3373; Viruses - 0; Other Eukaryotes - 1764 (source: NCBI BLink).), whose translation MVKKSYPEVKEEYKKAVQRCKRKLRGLIAEKHCAPIVLRLAWHSAGTFDVKTKTGGPFGTIRHPQELAHDANNGLDIAVRLLDPIKELFPILSYADFYQLAGVVAVEITGGPEIPFHPGRLDKVEPPPEGRLPQATKGVDHLRDVFGRMGLNDKDIVALSGGHTLGRCHKERSGFEGAWTPNPLIFDNSYFKEILSGEKEGLLQLPTDKALLDDPLFLPFVEKYAADEDAFFEDYTEAHLKLSELGFADKE comes from the exons atggtgaagaagagtTACCCGGAAGTGAAAGAAGAGTACAAGAAAGCTGTTCAGAGATGCAAGAGGAAGCTCCGTGGTCTTATTGCCGAGAAGCACTGTGCTCCCATCGTCCTCCGTCTTGC ATGGCACTCGGCTGGGACATTTGATGTGAAGACGAAGACAGGAGGACCGTTTGGGACGATAAGGCATCCCCAAGAGCTAGCCCATGATGCCAACAATGGTCTTGATATTGCCGTTAGGCTTCTTGACCCTATCAAGGAGCTGTTCCCTATTCTGTCATATGCTGACTTCTACCAG CTAGCTGGAGTAGTTGCTGTTGAGATCACTGGAGGACCAGAGATTCCATTTCATCCTGGTAGACTG GACAAAGTTGAGCCACCTCCTGAAGGTCGTCTGCCTCAGGCCACCAAAG GTGTGGATCATCTAAGAGATGTGTTTGGTCGGATGGGACTCAATGACAAAGATATCGTTGCATTGTCTGGTGGACACACCTTG GGTCGGTGCCACAAGGAGCGTTCAGGATTCGAGGGTGCATGGACACCAAACCCGCTCATTTTTGACAACTCCTATTTCAA AGAGATACTAAGCGGAGAGAAAGAAGGACTTCTTCAACTACCAACCGACAAGGCTCTTCTTGATGatcctctctttctcccaTTTGTTGAAAAATATGCTGCA
- a CDS encoding Ribosomal protein L4/L1 family (Ribosomal protein L4/L1 family; FUNCTIONS IN: structural constituent of ribosome; INVOLVED IN: translation; LOCATED IN: in 9 components; EXPRESSED IN: 26 plant structures; EXPRESSED DURING: 14 growth stages; CONTAINS InterPro DOMAIN/s: Ribosomal protein L4/L1e (InterPro:IPR002136), Ribosomal protein L4/L1e, eukaryotic/archaeal, conserved site (InterPro:IPR013000); BEST Arabidopsis thaliana protein match is: Ribosomal protein L4/L1 family (TAIR:AT5G02870.1); Has 1142 Blast hits to 1141 proteins in 405 species: Archae - 316; Bacteria - 17; Metazoa - 269; Fungi - 177; Plants - 117; Viruses - 0; Other Eukaryotes - 246 (source: NCBI BLink).) → MAAAAARPLVTIQTLDGDMSTDQSSTVVLPDVMTAPVRPDIVNFVHAQISNNSRQPYAVSKKAGHQTSAESWGTGRAVSRIPRVPGGGTHRAGQAAFGNMCRGGRMFAPTKIWRRWHRRVNVNMKRHAIVSAIAATAVPALVMARGHKIENVPEMPLVVSDSAEAVEKTSAAIKVLKQIGAYDDAEKAKNSIGIRPGKGKMRNRRYISRKGPLVVYGTEGSKIVKAFRNLPGVELCHVERLNLLKLAPGGHLGRFVIWTKSAFEKLESIYGSFEKPSEKKKGYVLPRAKMVNADLARIINSDEIQSVVNPIKKDAKRAVLKKNPLKNLNVMLKLNPYAKTAKRMSLLAEAQRVKAKKEKLAKKRKTVTKEEALAIKAAGKSWYKTMISDSDYTEFDNFTKWLGASQ, encoded by the exons ATGGCCGCCGCCGCTGCTCGTCCTCTCGTCACCATCCAAACCTTGGATGGTGACATGTCCACCGATCAATCCTCCACCGTCGTACTTCCCGACGTCATGACGGCGCCAGTTCGACCAGACATCGTTAACTTCGTTCACGCCCAAATCTCCAACAACAGCCGTCAGCCATACGCCGTATCGAAGAAGGCCGGTCACCAGACCTCCGCCGAGTCCTGGGGAACCGGACGTGCCGTGTCTCGTATCCCTCGTGTTCCCGGTGGTGGTACTCACCGTGCTGGTCAAGCTGCGTTCGGTAACATGTGTCGTGGTGGTCGTATGTTCGCTCCAACCAAGATCTGGCGCCGCTGGCACCGTCGTGTCAATGTCAACATGAAGCGTCACGCAATCGTCTCAGCTATCGCTGCAACTGCTGTTCCTGCGCTTGTGATGGCTCGTGGTCACAAGATCGAGAATGTTCCTGAGATGCCTCTTGTTGTGAGTGACTCCGCCGAAGCTGTGGAGAAGACCTCAGCTGCGATCAAGGTTTTGAAACAGATCGGTGCTTATGATGATGCTGAGAAGGCAAAGAACAGCATTGGAATCCGTCCTGGTAAAGGTAAAATGAGGAACCGTCGTTACATTTCTAGGAAAGGTCCTCTGGTGGTTTATGGAACTGAAGGATCTAAGATAGTTAAGGCGTTTAGAAACCTTCCTGGTGTTGAGCTTTGTCATGTGGAGAGGCTTAATTTGTTGAAGCTTGCTCCTGGTGGTCACCTTGGTCGGTTTGTGATCTGGACCAAGTCTGCCTTTGAGAAGCTTGAGTCTATCTATGGTTCGTTTGAGAAGCcatcagagaagaagaaggggtATGTGCTTCCTCGTGCAAAGATGGTGAATGCTGATCTTGCCAGGATTATCAATTCAGATGAGATTCAGAGTGTTGTGAATCCGATCAAGAAGGATGCGAAGAGGGCTGTTCTTAAGAAGAATCCATTGAAGAATCTCAATGTGATGTTGAAGTTGAATCCTTATGCTAAGACCGCGAAGAGGATGTCACTGTTAGCTGAAGCACAGAGAGTTAAGGCTAAGAAGGAGAAGCTCGCCAAGAAGAGGAAAACCGTTACCAAG GAGGAGGCGTTGGCAATCAAAGCAGCAGGCAAGTCGTGGTACAAGACTATGATCTCCGACAGTGATTACACCGAGTTTGATAACTTCACCAAATGGCTCGGTGCTAGCCAGTAA
- a CDS encoding P-loop containing nucleoside triphosphate hydrolases superfamily protein (P-loop containing nucleoside triphosphate hydrolases superfamily protein; FUNCTIONS IN: helicase activity, nucleic acid binding, ATP-dependent helicase activity, ATP binding; LOCATED IN: cellular_component unknown; EXPRESSED IN: sperm cell, cultured cell; CONTAINS InterPro DOMAIN/s: RNA helicase, DEAD-box type, Q motif (InterPro:IPR014014), DNA/RNA helicase, DEAD/DEAH box type, N-terminal (InterPro:IPR011545), RNA helicase, ATP-dependent, DEAD-box, conserved site (InterPro:IPR000629), DEAD-like helicase, N-terminal (InterPro:IPR014001), DNA/RNA helicase, C-terminal (InterPro:IPR001650), Helicase, superfamily 1/2, ATP-binding domain (InterPro:IPR014021); BEST Arabidopsis thaliana protein match is: P-loop containing nucleoside triphosphate hydrolases superfamily protein (TAIR:AT1G20920.1); Has 99282 Blast hits to 69041 proteins in 3346 species: Archae - 756; Bacteria - 22755; Metazoa - 33531; Fungi - 11762; Plants - 5995; Viruses - 287; Other Eukaryotes - 24196 (source: NCBI BLink).) translates to MLEKSKSRKENDRKDRDRSKKENGRRDTTEMRSRVKRCDSEEEERIRIRRDRKSSDFEEEEYERDSKRRGEDKGRGRRERDRDRGKYLKRDRERREREKEKGRKKQKKERSREDCNEESDDVKCGLKRKRTERSRHGDDDVEKKTRDEQVEDEQKQLAEEVEKRRRRVQEWQELKRQNEEAQIESKGPETGKAWTLDGESDDEVKSDSEMDVDRDTKLENGGDAKMVASENETAVTVSENGGDRAADEDEIDPLDAFMNTMVLPEVEKLSNIVIDGILDFKMNGKETGDQAKKGFNKAALGRIIQGEDSDSDYSEPKSDDDPSLDEDDEEFMKRVKKTKAEKLSLVDHSKIEYEPFRKNFYIEVKDISRMTQDAVNAYRKELELKVHGKDVPRPIQFWHQTGLTSKILDTLKKLNYEKPMPIQAQALPIIMSGRDCIGVAKTGSGKTLGFVLPMLRHIKDQPPVEAGDGPIGLVMAPTRELVQQIYSDIRKFSKALGIICVPVYGGSGVAQQISELKRGTEIVVCTPGRMIDILCTSSGKITNLRRVTYLVMDEADRMFDMGFEPQITRIVQNIRPDRQTVLFSATFPRQVETLARKVLNKPVEIQVGGRSVVNKDITQLVEIRPESERFSRLLELLGEWYEKGKVLVFVRSQEKSISDFKSDVCNLLIATSVAARGLDVKELELVVNFDAPNHYEDYVHRVGRTGRAGRKGCAVTFISEDDAKYAPDLVKALELSEQPVPDDVKAVAEGFMAKVKQGIEQAHGTGYGGSGFKFNEEEDEVRKAAKKAQAKEYGFEEEKSDSEDENDVVRKAGGDISQQQITLAQIAAIASAASKAPVTANQLLPNGGGLATEPGIPPTDGAGRVAAMIAAANVQQYLAKIQADAIPEHYEAELEINDFPQNARWKVTHKETLGPISEWSGASITTRGKFYEAGRIPGPEERKLYLFVEGPTEISVKTAKAELKRVLEDITNQTFSLPGGAQSGRYSVL, encoded by the exons ATGTTAGAGAAATCTAAGTCCAGGAAGGAAAATGATCGCAAAGATCGTGATCGCAGTAAGAAAGAGAATGGTCGGCGAGATACGACGGAGATGCGCTCGAGAGTTAAGAGATGCGATTCTGAGGAAGAGGAGAGGATACGGATACGGAGGGATAGAAAAAGTAGcgattttgaagaagaagaatacgaGAGGGATAGTAAACGCAGAGGGGAGGACAAGGGAAGAGGACGCCGAGAACGTGACAGAGATAGAGGAAAATATCTGAAAAGGGacagagagaggagagaacgtgagaaagaaaagggtaggaagaaacagaaaaaggaGAGGTCACGTGAGGATTGTAATGAAGAGAGTGATGATGTCAAGTGTGGCTTGAAACGCAAAAGAACGGAGCGTAGCAGGCATGGAGATGACGATGTTGAGAAGAAAACTCGGGATGAACAAGTAGAGGATGAGCAGAAGCAGTTGGCTGAGGAAGTAGAAAAACGGAGGAGAAGAGTCCAGGAGTGGCAAGAGTTGAAGAGGCAAAACGAGGAAGCTCAAATTGAAAGTAAGGGTCCTGAGACCGGTAAGGCTTGGACTCTTGATGGtgaatctgatgatgaagttAAATCAGACTCAGAGATGGATGTTGATCGTGATACTAAACTCGAAAATGGTGGAGATGCCAAGATGGTCGCCTCGGAGAATGAGACAGCTGTTACTGTCTCTGAGAATGGAGGTGACAGAGCTGCAGATGAAGACGAAATTGATCCCTTAGATGCTTTTATGAATACTATGGTATTACCTGAGGTTGAAAAGCTTAGCAATATTGTGATCGATggtattttggattttaaaatgaatgGGAAGGAAACTGGTGACCAAGccaaaaaaggttttaataaGGCCGCCCTTGGTAGGATAATTCAAGGTGAAGATTCTGATTCAGATTACTCAGAACCAAAGAGTGATGATGATCCAAGTTTAGACGAAGACGACGAGGAGTTTATGAAGAGAGTTAAGAAGACAAAAGCAGAGAAATTGTCTCTTGTTGACCACTCCAAAATAGAGTATGAACCTTTCCGGAAGAATTTTTATATCGAAGTCAAGGATATCTCAAGGATGACACAGGATGCAGTGAACGCTTATAGAAAGGAATTGGAGCTGAAAGTTCATGGGAAAGATGTTCCAAGACCCATTCAATTTTGGCACCAGACTGGATTAACTAGCAAAATTTTGGATACTCTGAAGAAGCTTAACTATGAAAAGCCAATGCCTATCCAAGCACAAGCACTTCCAATCATCATGAGCGGTAGAGACTGCATTGGGGTTGCCAAAACCGGGTCAGGTAAAACCCTTGGCTTTGTTTTGCCTATGTTGAGGCATATCAAAGATCAGCCTCCCGTTGAAGCTGGTGATGGGCCGATTGGGCTTGTAATGGCACCTACTAGAGAACTTGTTCAGCAGATTTACAGCGATATCAGAAAGTTTTCTAAGGCATTGGGTATAATATGTGTGCCTGTGTATGGAGGATCTGGAGTTGCCCAGCAAATCAGTGAGCTTAAGCGAGGTACCGAGATTGTTGTTTGTACTCCTGGAAGAATGATCGATATTCTTTGCACAAGCAGTGGAAAAATTACCAATCTACGAAGGGTCACATATTTGGTAATGGATGAAGCTGATCGTATGTTTGATATGGGTTTTGAGCCTCAAATAACTCGCATTGTTCAAAATATTCGACCTGATCGTCAAACTGTGCTCTTTTCTGCCACTTTTCCACGCCAAGTTGAAACTTTGGCACGTAAAGTCTTGAACAAGCCTGTGGAGATACAGGTCGGTGGGAGGAGTGTTGTGAATAAAGATATAACTCAGTTAGTTGAAATCAGACCCGAGAGTGAGAGGTTCTCAAGACTTCTGGAACTTCTTGGGGAATGGTATGAGAAAGGAAAAGTTTTGGTCTTTGTTCGTTCGCAGGAAAAAT CTATATCTGATTTTAAGAGCGATGTCTGCAATTTGTTGATCGCCACAAGTGTTGCAGCCAGGGGTCTAGATGTGAAAGAGCTCGAGTTGGTTGTAAACTTCGATGCACCAAACCACTATGAAGACTATGTGCATCGTGTTGGTAGGACAGGTAGGGCAGGGCGGAAAGGCTGTGCTGTAACATTTATCTCTGAGGATGATGCAAAATATGCACCAGATTTAGTCAAGGCCCTGGAACTATCTGAGCAGCCAGTTCCTGATGATGTTAAAGCAGTAGCCGAAGGGTTCATGGCGAAAGTAAAACAGGGTATTGAGCAAGCTCATGGAACTGGCTATGGTGGAAGTGGCTTTAAATTCAACGAAGAGGAGGATGAAGTTAGGAAAGCAGCAAAGAAAGCACAAGCGAAGGAGTATGgctttgaagaagagaagtctGACTCAGAAGATGAGAATGATGTAGTAAGAAAGGCTGGTGGTGATATCTCACAGCAGCAGATTACTCTTGCTCAGATAGCCGCCATTGCTTCTGCTGCTTCTAAGGCTCCTGTGACTGCTAACCAATTGCTTCCAAATGGTGGTGGGCTAGCCACTGAGCCAGGTATCCCTCCTACTGATGGAGCAGGCCGCGTTGCAGCCATGATTGCTGCTGCTAACGTGCAACAGTACCTTGCAAAGATTCAAGCTGATGCGATACCTGAACACTATGAAGCAGAATTGGAAATCAATGATTTCCCACAGAATGCTCGGTGGAAAGTTACCCACAAAGAAACGCTGGGACCAATATCAGAGTGGAGTGGAGCTTCCATTACCACTAGAGGTAAGTTTTATGAGGCAGGACGTATCCCGGGACCTGAGGAACGCAAGCTCTATTTGTTCGTCGAAGGGCCTACCGAAATATCTGTTAAGACAGCGAAAGCTGAACTCAAGCGTGTTCTTGAAGACATAACTAACCAAACCTTCTCCCTTCCTGGAGGAGCACAATCAGGCAGATACTCTGTTTTATAA